GTTCACCTTTTGTGAACCATTGTTTAATTTGGCCTTTACTTCGTTTAAAGAACTCAGAGGTTTTTTTCTGGTTATTACCGTGGTCTATTTGATTATCTGCTAATGATTGTGGCCTAAAGTCTGCACTTAAATTAACTGCAATAACAATATCGGCACCTAATAACCTGCACATGTTGACTGGCACTGGATTAACTACAGCACCGTCTACTAACCAACGGTTATTATGTAATACTGGTGGAAATAATCCAGGAATAGCACATGAAGCTCTTACCGCATCTATAACTGATCCCGCTCTAAAGTCGACTTCTTTGCCACTATATAAGTCAGTAGCTACAGCAGCAAAAGGTTTGTTTAATTGCTCAAAGGTTGCATACGAAAAATTATCTGCTAGAGCAGTAAATACTTTTTGCCCGCTAACTAGCCCACCTCTTTGGAAACCAACTCCCATTAAAGCGAAAACTTGCCATTCAGTGAGACTTTCTACCCACTGGGCTAATTCAGGTAGTTTATCTGAAGAATATGCCGCACCTACATAAGCTCCAATTGAGCAACCTGCTACCACATCTATCTTAATATTCAATTCTTCTAAAGCTTGAATGACACCAATATGTGCCCAGCCTCTAGAAGCACCGCTGCCAAGAGCTAATCCAATTTTCATTTATGCGACTACCTTTATAAATTATTGATATTAATGGCAGACGCGATATTCACACTCTTGTCTGTGCGAGAATCTGTGCTAGAAAATTCTGGAGGATCAAAGCCTATATCTCCATTTACAAATGGTATGTCTTGCGTTTTTAAATTAGCAAAATCAAATGTTTGATTATCAGCCAAGTGTGAAGGCACAACGTTTTGTAAGGATTTTGCCATGGATTCAATACGGCCTGGGAAACGTTGATGCCAATCTTGTAACATGCCTTTAATCATTTTTCTTTGTAGATTTTCTTGAGAACCACAAAGGTTACAGGGAATAATTGGAAACGCCATTGCTGTTGAATATTCGCTAATATCATTTTCTGAGCAGTAAGCTAAAGGTCTGATGACCATTTGTTCACCGTTATCGCTAACTAACTTAGGCGGCATAGATTTTAATTGACCACCATGAAACATGTTTAAAAATAAGGTTTCTAACATGTCATCTCTGTGATGACCTAAAGCAATCTTGGTGGCTCCCAGTCTAGAGGCCGTTTTGTATAAAATTCCTCGCCGCAAGCGAGAACAAAGAGAGCAGGTGGTTTTACCCTCTGGAATGATATCAGTCACAATTGAGTAGGTATCTTCTTCAATAATCTCGAAATCTACAGCAAGTTTTTGTAAGTAGGTTGGTAATACTTCTTCTGGAAAGCCAGGTTGTTTTTGATCTAAATTGACTGCGATGATACTAAAACTGATGGGGGCTACTTTTTGCAGATACATAAGAATATCCAACATAGTGTAACTGTCTTTTCCGCCAGAGAGGCAGACCATAATCTTATCGCCATCTTCTATCATGTTAAAGTCGGCAATAGCTTTACCAGTATTTCTACGTAGACGTTTTTGTAATTTCTTAAATTGATGTTTTTGCGTGTGTTCTAGAACGACTGTTTGACTCATTAAGGTGACTTTAATTAGTTAAAAAATGCATATTAAAAGGTATAACTACGATTATACCTGAAATATTTCAGCAATGGCTAACAGACTCTTCAGATTGTCATAAGAATTAAACTAAAGCCTAATAGGGCATTCAAAGCCTTTCGGTTTTATAGCTAGCACGTCACAATTGAGTTTATCAATAACATGTTCAGCTGTATTACCAATTAATGCGGCAGAAATCCCTTGTCGACCTACCGTGCCAAGTACCACTAATTCTGCATCAAGTTGTTGTGCATATTTAGGAATGATATCTTCAGGTAAGCCTAGTTCTACATGGCAAAATTGTGCTGCAATATTATGTGTCTGTGCATGTTTTTGCATACCTTGTTTATGATGATTTAACGATATTTCATCATAGTTGGCTGAATTAAACTCAGGTATTTCTATAACAATATTGGCTGGTGTGCCAGGAAAGGAATTGACCAAATGTACGTTAGATTGCAATAAACTAGCAAAGTGTTTGGCTTGTTTGGTTATCTCTTGGTTAAGGGACATATGTTCTTCTATATCTACACCAATATTCACAGCCGCCACTATTTGTCCATTTTTACGCCAAGCATGATCTTTTACCAATAAAACAGGGACAGGTGCTTTTCGCATAATATGCCAATCAGTTGGTGTAAAAATAACGGATTTCAGTGTGTCGTTTTGTTGAGTACCTTTAACAATAAGATCATAACCATGTTCGAGTACTTCATAAATGATGCTTTCGTAAGGACGGTTATGCCAGACAATTTTTATGTCAATTGTCACACCTTCTGATGGGTAATGGGTCGTCACTAAATTAGTCAACCAATCGGTTCTATCATCTATTACAGCATTACGCATGTTTTCACGTTCGTCTGTAGTTAGCATACTAGTCATTTCATATGAGAAGTCATAAATGGTTAATAACGCGGTGACATTTGCGCCGTTGATTTTGGCTATTTCAATGGCTCTAGATAATGATTTTTGTTGAACTAATTCTGGTTCAATAACAGCCAGAATATTTTGATAATTCATAATGCTCACCTATTTGTAGACTTTATCTAAGCTTACGAAATTATCTAGTTGGCCGCCAGTTTTAGGGCCATATATTAAACAGACAAAGACATTAATTTGATAATTTGTAAACCTGCAAAAACGAGCAGGAGCAGACCAATTATTAATTTAACTTTGGGGTGTTGCACCATTTTCTGAGTTTTGGCAAAACCCAAAGCCATTAAAACCATTATTGGCAATGTTCCTAGACCAAATCCAAACATAAGTAGGGCACCATTAATTGCTGAACCGCTGGCTAATGACCAAGTTAAACTTGAATATATTAAACCACAAGGTAACCAGCCCCATATAATACCGTAAGGCAGGGCATACAGAGGATTTTTAAAAGGAATAAACTTAGTCGACCAAGGTCTGATTATTTGCCATAACTTGGTGCCAATTTTTTCTATTTTGCTTAATCCACGCCACCAACCCGTAATATAAAAAGCAAGTAATATTAAAAAGACACTGCCAATAAACTGTAAAATGACAATACCTTGATTAATTTGATTGGAAAATATCTGACCTAGCCATCCTGTAAGCCCCCCAGCTAGGGTGTAGCTGAAAATTCTACCTAGATTATAGGTAAGGGTGTAAGCAAATAAATTAGAACCCTTAGGCAAGGCATAACTAAAGGCGCCAACAATACCGCCGCACATACCTGCACAATGTACTCCTCCAGCTAAACCAATTAGCATGGCGGAGAAAAAACTTAATTCATACATCTGTATTATTGTTTTGTTTACTCTTGGTACTTTTATGATTCACATCATCATCAAATAAAATACTGCTACCTTGTCGTTCTAAATCTTCAAATTGATTAGATTTTACAGCCCAAAAGAATATTGCTATGGCAAAACAAACTAATACGATAGCGAGAGGGATTAATACATATATTATGTTCAAATAGATACCTACTTTATTTTAATAACCTAATGGAGTTGACCACTACTATCAAAGAACTGACCGACATACCTATTACAGCTAACCATGGGCTAAGATGTCCAGTAAAAGCTAAGGGTAAGACTAATAGATTGTATGCTATAGCCCAGCTAATATTTTGGATTATTTTTATTCGACAACGTTTAGCAAGATTAAAAACCAAGTTCAGTTTATCTAAGCGATTATCTAATAACACAATATCAGCAGAAGATTTTGCCAAATCTGATCCCGCACCTAAAGTTACTGAAACATCAGCTTGGGCTAAAACCGGACCATCATTTATGCCATCTCCAACCATTAGCACTATATTATCTTGAGCCTGCGCTTGTTTAATCAAATCGAGTTTAGTTTCGGGTGTTTGCTGTCCATACCAAGTATTAATACCCAGTTGTTTAGCGACATCTTCAACTACACTAGGCGCATCCCCACTAATTAGCACTAATTCTTGTTGCTTTATATTGTTGATGAAATTACTGCTCGATTCTCGGATTATATCTGTCAATAAAAGGCCGGCTAGCAATTTTTCATCGGATTGCAGAAAAACATTACAATGTAATAAATGATCTGGAATAGGGACGTTCATATAACCAGCAGCACCTAATTTATAGTGATTCCCTGATATAAACCCTTGTACCCCTTGGCCAACCTCGGCTGTAAAATCTGTAACTGGCTGGATATTATTGTATTGACTGAATGCTTGGGCAATGGGGTGAGATGAGTATTGTTCTAGACTAGCCGTGATACTAAGTATGTCATCAGTGCTGAGTTGAGTTAAATTTATACACTCTTTAAGGCTAAATTTACCTTCTGTTAAGGTGCCGGTTTTATCTAAACCAATCCAATTTACTTTGGTTAGTTTTTCAAGTGCGTCAGCTCGCTTCAGTAACACCCCATTTTTGTTCAAGTAGGCGACAGCACAAGACAAGGCAGAAGGAGTAGCCAAACCTAAGGCGCAAGGGCAGGTAGCTATAAGGACAGAAACCATAACCCATAATGCTTTTGATTCATCGATATTTAACCAAACGAAGTAAGTCACAGTGGCGATAAGCAAAACAGCAACCACAAAATATTGGGCAAATGTGTCAGTAATACTGGCAATTTGGGGTTTGTTTGCCATGGCTTGTGTTTGCAGCTTGCTGATTTCGTTGAGTATTGAATGTTTAAGGGGGGTTAATACTTCAACTGTTAGGGTGCCAAGTTGATTGATTGTCCCTGCATATACTTGGTTACCAATTGTTTTATGCACTAAATCAAACTCACCGGTTAGCATTGCCTCGTTTAATTCACCATTTCCATGAATGATAATGCCATCAATTGGCACCAATTCACCTGCTTTGATTAACACTTGTTGCTTTACTTTAAGTGACTTTGCTAATACTGGAATATGTTGAGAACCATTGATCACAGTGGCAACTGTCGGCATATACTCAAGCATGTTGGCAGAAATTTGCGAAGCTTTATATCTAGCACTGTGTTCTAAATAACGACTAATTAGCAGTAAAAAAACGAACATACAAAGTGATTCAAAGTAAGTTTGGCCAGTCTGTTGTGCTGTAGCAAAAAGGCTAGTGAAATATATAACTGTTAAAGCTATAGAAATGGGCACATCCATATTCACTGCTTTTGCTGCTATTGCACGAAAGGCACTAGAGTAAAACTCAGAGGCTGAATAAATAATGACAGGAGTTGTTAGTAATAAACTAATCCAATTAAAGTATTGTTTAGTGTCCGCTTCAATATGGCCAAATAAGTCAAAAAACACGCCGAGATTTAGCATCATGACTTGCATTGTCATTAAACCAGCTAAGCCAAGTCTTTTTAAAAAAGCTTTATTTTCTATGCGGTAAGACGCTTCATGTTGTTCGGCTTGAAAGGGTTTTGCATGGTAACCAATTTGTTCAATATGATTTAATATCTGGCTTAACTTTAATTCTGTGGTGTTCCAACTTACTGTTGCTCGTCGAGCGGAAACATTGACACCAACTTTTGTGATCCCCTGAAGTTTGATTAGTTGTTTTTCAATTAACCAACCACAAGCCGCACAATTAATACCACTTATCGTGAGTTGTATTTCACTGTGATTTTGTTGAGTATCTACAAATTCCTCGATAATAGAATCGTCATCAAAAACTGCTAAGGTTTTTAATATATCATCAGGTTTGCTGTCGACCTTTTCAGCAAATTCATTACGATAATGGTAATAGTCTTCGAGTCCATTTTGGGTAATCGCTTCTGCCACAGCCAAACAACCAGGACAACAAAAATTTTGCTGTTTACCCGATATTATGGTTGAGTAGCTTTGATGCGGGGAGTTGTCTAAACCGCAGTGAAAGCAATGGCTGGTCATAGTCTATTAGGGCTTAAATTCAAATGTTTGTTGCCGCGGAAGAGATACCATCTGTTGAATTTTCCAATCGTCGTTAAAAGGATGAAGACTAATTCTCCATTTACCTGCCACATCATAGTCATGTGGTGCACGATAGATCCCTTTTGCATCTTTAAATAGCGTCACAGAGAAGTCTTTAAAATCTTGGGTGGCATGGTGGAAATCCATAACTAAGGCTGAATCATCCTCAGGCAATCCAGAAACAAAGCTGAGCTCAATTTTATTATTGTTGATTACTAACTGAGAAACGATATTTAACTCTTTGGCTTTTTGAATAGCTTTTATTTTAACATTAATTGCTTTGCCTTCTTTATAGTAATCGTCGATGACCATACTGTCTTCTGTGGTGAAGGCTAAATACATCATGGTAAAACTCAATACCATAGATGTCAGTGGCACTATAATTAAAAACCAAGGCCAAAATTGTTTATACCAAATGATAGAATTGGAGGTTTGCATGTATCTGAAATACTCTTTGAATAAATATCGAAAATAAAAAAGCCCCGTTTTTACACGAGGCTTTTAGTATATCATTTGTACTAGTTAGGTTGCGATAAACTATAAATATAAGATGCAACTAAATGTATTTTCTTTTCACCCAAAGTATTTTTGAAAGAAGGCATGACACCATTCCTTCCATGGGTGACAGTTTCAATAAGCGCTTTTTCAGTACCACCATATAACCAAGTTTGATCGGTTAAGTTAGGGGCACCAAAGGCGTGATTTCCCTTTCCATCAGGTCCATGACAAGCAACACAATTAACGAACTTTTCTTTACCGGCGGCTACTAGTGCAGGATCTAAGTCAGGTCTATTGCTTAAACTGAGTGTATAAGTTATGACCTCTTTAACGCCTTTTTCGCCTAAACTATCAATCCATGCAGGCATTAAAGCTTGCCTACCATTGACAATAGTTTCTGTGATTTTTTCTGGGGTACCGCCATATAACCAGTCATTATCGGTTAAATTAGGAAATCCACGTTGTCCACCCGCATCAGAACCATGACATTGTGAACAATTTTGGCTAAATAAACGTTGACCAATTTTTAAGGCTTCTGGGTCTTTAGCTAGTTCAGTAATAGGTTTTTTATAGTATGCATCGAAAATTGGTGCAAAGGCTGCATCGGCTGCAGCTACTTCACGGTCATACTGGCTAATCATACCGTTTGACTTTAGGGCTTCTACTGCTGCTTTTGACTCAGCTAAAGAACGAATATTTTGATTCGAACTTTGCCAATTTAAAACACCTTTGAAGTTACCTAAACCTGGGTAAAGTATTAAATAGATGACGGCCCAAATAATACAAATATAAAATAAGATGGTCCACCATCTAGGTAGTTGATTATTTATTTCGACAATACCATCAAATTCATGATGCATATCTTCGCCTTCACCAATACCTGTTTTGTTTGATAAACACCAGCGAAGTAACAAAAAACAACCTAATATTGTTCCCAGTGTAATAACTGAGATCCATATGCTCCAAAAACTACTCATCTACCTTAGACTCCCGCTTGCTATGCTGAGGTTCATCATCAAATATAAGCTTTTCTGCTTCGTCAAAATTTGCTTTTGATTTGTTACTGAAAGCCCACCAAACAACACCGATAAAACTAACAAATACCACGACTGTGTATATGCTACCACTTGTTGCGTAATCCATATTATTTCAACGCCGTGCCAAGTGATTGAAGATAAGCAATTAATGCTTCCATTTCAGTCTTACCTTTGACTGCGGCTTTGGCATTGCTAATGTCTTCATCTGTATAAGGTACGCCAAAGTCTCTAAATACAGATAATTTTTTGCTAGTAAGTTCGCCATCTAGAGTATTTTCCATTAACCACGGAAAGCCAGGCATATTTGATTCAGGCACAACGTTTCTTGGGTTAATTAAATGCACTCTGTGCCAGTCGTCACTATATCTACCACCTACCCGGGCAAGATCTGGCCCGGTACGTTTAGAACCCCATAAAAATGGGTGTTCCCAGACCGACTCTCCAGCCACTGAATAATGACCATATCGTTCAGTTTCAGCTCGAAAAGGACGGATCATTTGACTATGACAGCCGACACAACCTTCACGAATGAATATATCACGGCCTTCCATTTGTAATGCTGTATAAGGTTTTAAACCATCTACTGGTGTCATAGTTTGTTGTTGAAACATTAGCGGTGTAATTTGTGCCATTCCACCTAAACTAATCGCAACTAAAATTAGAACAGTCAAAAGACCAACGTTTTTTTCTACTAACTCATGTATGTTTTTCATTAATTGGCCCCCTTACGCTGCTTGAGTTTCAGGCTCAAAAGCCGGTTCTTTTAAACTATCGCCTTTGATGGTTCTGTAACAGTTATAAGCCATGATAAA
The sequence above is a segment of the Paraglaciecola sp. L3A3 genome. Coding sequences within it:
- a CDS encoding CcoQ/FixQ family Cbb3-type cytochrome c oxidase assembly chaperone, with protein sequence MDYATSGSIYTVVVFVSFIGVVWWAFSNKSKANFDEAEKLIFDDEPQHSKRESKVDE
- the uspE gene encoding universal stress protein UspE, which codes for MNYQNILAVIEPELVQQKSLSRAIEIAKINGANVTALLTIYDFSYEMTSMLTTDERENMRNAVIDDRTDWLTNLVTTHYPSEGVTIDIKIVWHNRPYESIIYEVLEHGYDLIVKGTQQNDTLKSVIFTPTDWHIMRKAPVPVLLVKDHAWRKNGQIVAAVNIGVDIEEHMSLNQEITKQAKHFASLLQSNVHLVNSFPGTPANIVIEIPEFNSANYDEISLNHHKQGMQKHAQTHNIAAQFCHVELGLPEDIIPKYAQQLDAELVVLGTVGRQGISAALIGNTAEHVIDKLNCDVLAIKPKGFECPIRL
- the ccoS gene encoding cbb3-type cytochrome oxidase assembly protein CcoS produces the protein MNIIYVLIPLAIVLVCFAIAIFFWAVKSNQFEDLERQGSSILFDDDVNHKSTKSKQNNNTDV
- the ttcA gene encoding tRNA 2-thiocytidine(32) synthetase TtcA; translated protein: MSQTVVLEHTQKHQFKKLQKRLRRNTGKAIADFNMIEDGDKIMVCLSGGKDSYTMLDILMYLQKVAPISFSIIAVNLDQKQPGFPEEVLPTYLQKLAVDFEIIEEDTYSIVTDIIPEGKTTCSLCSRLRRGILYKTASRLGATKIALGHHRDDMLETLFLNMFHGGQLKSMPPKLVSDNGEQMVIRPLAYCSENDISEYSTAMAFPIIPCNLCGSQENLQRKMIKGMLQDWHQRFPGRIESMAKSLQNVVPSHLADNQTFDFANLKTQDIPFVNGDIGFDPPEFSSTDSRTDKSVNIASAININNL
- the ccoO gene encoding cytochrome-c oxidase, cbb3-type subunit II, with translation MKNIHELVEKNVGLLTVLILVAISLGGMAQITPLMFQQQTMTPVDGLKPYTALQMEGRDIFIREGCVGCHSQMIRPFRAETERYGHYSVAGESVWEHPFLWGSKRTGPDLARVGGRYSDDWHRVHLINPRNVVPESNMPGFPWLMENTLDGELTSKKLSVFRDFGVPYTDEDISNAKAAVKGKTEMEALIAYLQSLGTALK
- the ccoP gene encoding cytochrome-c oxidase, cbb3-type subunit III, with translation MSSFWSIWISVITLGTILGCFLLLRWCLSNKTGIGEGEDMHHEFDGIVEINNQLPRWWTILFYICIIWAVIYLILYPGLGNFKGVLNWQSSNQNIRSLAESKAAVEALKSNGMISQYDREVAAADAAFAPIFDAYYKKPITELAKDPEALKIGQRLFSQNCSQCHGSDAGGQRGFPNLTDNDWLYGGTPEKITETIVNGRQALMPAWIDSLGEKGVKEVITYTLSLSNRPDLDPALVAAGKEKFVNCVACHGPDGKGNHAFGAPNLTDQTWLYGGTEKALIETVTHGRNGVMPSFKNTLGEKKIHLVASYIYSLSQPN
- a CDS encoding patatin-like phospholipase family protein; amino-acid sequence: MKIGLALGSGASRGWAHIGVIQALEELNIKIDVVAGCSIGAYVGAAYSSDKLPELAQWVESLTEWQVFALMGVGFQRGGLVSGQKVFTALADNFSYATFEQLNKPFAAVATDLYSGKEVDFRAGSVIDAVRASCAIPGLFPPVLHNNRWLVDGAVVNPVPVNMCRLLGADIVIAVNLSADFRPQSLADNQIDHGNNQKKTSEFFKRSKGQIKQWFTKGEPKETVEKDEQDLAVDTLLNEECLEVLDPVNTEEDELLQSNPAVPPAPSIINAMTGSLDILQARVTRSRLAGDPPDILIEPQLRDFGMMEFYRAQELINEGRNSVYRIAEQIKYQLRLEDS
- a CDS encoding sulfite exporter TauE/SafE family protein, translating into MYELSFFSAMLIGLAGGVHCAGMCGGIVGAFSYALPKGSNLFAYTLTYNLGRIFSYTLAGGLTGWLGQIFSNQINQGIVILQFIGSVFLILLAFYITGWWRGLSKIEKIGTKLWQIIRPWSTKFIPFKNPLYALPYGIIWGWLPCGLIYSSLTWSLASGSAINGALLMFGFGLGTLPIMVLMALGFAKTQKMVQHPKVKLIIGLLLLVFAGLQIIKLMSLSV
- a CDS encoding heavy metal translocating P-type ATPase, whose product is MTSHCFHCGLDNSPHQSYSTIISGKQQNFCCPGCLAVAEAITQNGLEDYYHYRNEFAEKVDSKPDDILKTLAVFDDDSIIEEFVDTQQNHSEIQLTISGINCAACGWLIEKQLIKLQGITKVGVNVSARRATVSWNTTELKLSQILNHIEQIGYHAKPFQAEQHEASYRIENKAFLKRLGLAGLMTMQVMMLNLGVFFDLFGHIEADTKQYFNWISLLLTTPVIIYSASEFYSSAFRAIAAKAVNMDVPISIALTVIYFTSLFATAQQTGQTYFESLCMFVFLLLISRYLEHSARYKASQISANMLEYMPTVATVINGSQHIPVLAKSLKVKQQVLIKAGELVPIDGIIIHGNGELNEAMLTGEFDLVHKTIGNQVYAGTINQLGTLTVEVLTPLKHSILNEISKLQTQAMANKPQIASITDTFAQYFVVAVLLIATVTYFVWLNIDESKALWVMVSVLIATCPCALGLATPSALSCAVAYLNKNGVLLKRADALEKLTKVNWIGLDKTGTLTEGKFSLKECINLTQLSTDDILSITASLEQYSSHPIAQAFSQYNNIQPVTDFTAEVGQGVQGFISGNHYKLGAAGYMNVPIPDHLLHCNVFLQSDEKLLAGLLLTDIIRESSSNFINNIKQQELVLISGDAPSVVEDVAKQLGINTWYGQQTPETKLDLIKQAQAQDNIVLMVGDGINDGPVLAQADVSVTLGAGSDLAKSSADIVLLDNRLDKLNLVFNLAKRCRIKIIQNISWAIAYNLLVLPLAFTGHLSPWLAVIGMSVSSLIVVVNSIRLLK
- a CDS encoding FixH family protein translates to MQTSNSIIWYKQFWPWFLIIVPLTSMVLSFTMMYLAFTTEDSMVIDDYYKEGKAINVKIKAIQKAKELNIVSQLVINNNKIELSFVSGLPEDDSALVMDFHHATQDFKDFSVTLFKDAKGIYRAPHDYDVAGKWRISLHPFNDDWKIQQMVSLPRQQTFEFKP